The following coding sequences lie in one Cloeon dipterum chromosome 1, ieCloDipt1.1, whole genome shotgun sequence genomic window:
- the LOC135934513 gene encoding beta-1,3-galactosyltransferase 1-like translates to MSDDDAVPQRRLKTTSLHRVARAAASPRNVDPPEPSPLLTPYQLPALRKNKPPRYKHWMGRAYSRGQIYSALLVDKCNNVNGLADDTRLLLADDDEYAVGPRRSPIFAVCCIFLFLLALLYIPVYYHVQVREAPVAGWERNSSRNLREYVQPDNLTAIIEQPSICASSGPILLLVIVCSSVDNFDARLAIRETWGSPANVSDETLRLAFLLGDTESLELQNKVEAESGKYGDIIQEGFLDTYNNLTLKSVMLLKWVRSHCRHAQYVMKTDDDMYVNLPKLITYLQEDLAKFRPRIAKPTAVELPATTLTSSLPDFADSLSELLVGTLICNAQPISNARSKWYAPKYMFEGRRYPKYLSGTGYVMSARVVKKLFDAALHTPLFHLEDVYITGICSKAAKIRPHDHGGFSYQKRKLEACAYRNQLFTSHHMNSTDLRTVWAAVQDPGLVCPKVVPTAKKPTKKGKKAPICV, encoded by the exons ATGAGTGACGACGATGCCGTACCTCAACGCCGGCTGAAAACAACCAGCCTGCATAGGGTAGCGCGAGCCGCGGCCTCCCCGAGGAACGTCGACCCACCTGAGCCGTCACCCTTGCTCACTCCTTACCAGCTTCCCGCCCTCAGGAAGAACAAGCCACCCCGATACAAACACTGG ATGGGTCGGGCGTACTCGCGGGGCCAAATCTACTCGGCCCTGCTGGTGGACAAGTGCAATAACGTCAACGGGCTGGCGGATGACACGAGACTGCTGCtggccgacgacgacgagtaCGCCGTCGGGCCGAGACGGTCGCCCATCTTCGCTGTCTGCTGCATCTTCCTCTTCCTACTCGCGCTACTATACATCCCCGTCTACTACCACGTCCAGGTTCGAGAGG CTCCCGTCGCCGGTTGGGAACGCAACTCGAGCCGCAACCTGCGCGAGTACGTCCAGCCGGACAATCTGACTGCCATTATAGAACAACCCTCGATATGTGCCTCCAGCGGACCCATTCTCTTGCTGGTTATCGTCTGCTCCAGCGTCGACAACTTTGACGCGCGCCTCGCCATCCGAGAAACATGGG GCTCGCCAGCCAACGTGAGCGATGAGACGCTGCGATTGGCCTTTCTGCTTGGCGACACGGAGTCGCTCGAGCTGCAGAACAAGGTGGAAGCAGAGAGCGGCAAGTACGGCGACATCATTCAAGAAGGCTTCCTCGACACCTACAACAACCTGACCCTCAAGTCAGTGATGCTGCTGAAGTGGGTGCGTTCGCACTGCCGACACGCGCAGTATGTGATGAAGACGGACGACGACATGTACGTTAATCTGCCCAAGTTGATCACCTACCTCCAAGAGGACCTGGCCAAATTCCGTCCCCGCATCGCGAAACCCACTGCTGTCGAGCTTCCTGCCACCACCTTGACAAGCTCTCTGCCAGATTTTGCAGACTCGCTTAGTGAGTTGCTCGTCGGAACTCTAATTTGCAACGCGCAGCCCATCTCCAACGCCCGAAGCAAGTG gtATGCTCCGAAGTACATGTTTGAAGGCCGGAGGTATCCAAAGTACTTGTCTGGCACAGGATACGTGATGTCGGCAAGGGTGGTAAAAAAGCTGTTTGACGCAGCGTTGCACACGCCGCTGTTCCACCTGGAAGACGTGTACATCACAGGTATCTGCTCGAAAGCAGCCAAAATCCGGCCGCACGACCACGGAGGCTTCAGCTACCAGAAGCGCAAGCTGGAGGCGTGCGCGTACCGCAACCAGCTGTTCACCAGCCATCACATGAACAGCACCGACCTGCGAACGGTGTGGGCCGCCGTGCAGGACCCCGGCCTCGTGTGTCCCAAAGTGGTGCCTACCGCCAAGAAACCCACCAAGAAGGGCAAGAAAGCCCCGATATGTGTTTGA
- the trsn gene encoding translin isoform X2: METAAEMNKLFSDFSEYIRQEQDLKEKIRDEVKNLEHIAREITMIMQNVHQNPAQDEVLKCCNSSRASFATCQTHYAQLAALVPVNQFYHFNDMWRFATQKLAFLVSLTVFLETGKLASFEEVAESLGLKPEREKGFHLDLEDYLTGLLQMASELARFATNSVTSGNYDRPIEISKFVSELNAGFRLLNLKNDSLRKKFDALKYDVKKIEEIVYDVSIRGLRPAVGNADQAGN; encoded by the exons ATGGAAACTGCTGCAGAAATGAACAAACTTTTTTCTGACTTCTCTGAATACATTCGTCAGGAGCAGGACTTGAAAGAA aaaatccGTGATGAAGTCAAAAATTTGGAACACATTGCAAGGGAAATCACAATGATCATGCAGAATGTTCACCAAAACCCGGCTCAAGATGAAG TTTTGAAGTGTTGCAATTCATCCAGGGCCAGTTTCGCCACTTGCCAAACTCATTACGCCCAGTTGGCTGCTCTTGTACCTGTTAACCAGTTCTATCACTTCAATGATATGTGGCGATTTGCCACTCAGAAGCTGGCTTTCCTGGTCTCATTGACTGTTTTCCTGGAAACGGGGAAACTAGCTAGTTTTGAGGAAGTCGCTGAGAGTTTGGGAC TGAAGcctgaaagagaaaaagggtTCCACTTGGATTTGGAGGATTACCTTACTGGTCTTCTTCAAATGGCCTCGGAATTG GCCAGATTTGCTACAAACAGTGTCACCAGTGGAAACTATGACAGACCCATTGAAATATCAAAGTTTGTCTCTGAGCTCAACGCGGGTTTCAGACTGCTGAACCTGAAAAATGATAGTTTGAGGAAGAAATTTGATGCTCTCAAGTATGATGTGAAAAAGATTGAGGAAATTGTTTATGATGTCTCCATTAGAGGCTTGCGCCCAGCAGTGGGCAATGCAGACCAGGCTGGGAACTAG
- the E(Pc) gene encoding enhancer of polycomb homolog 1, producing MNKLSFRARALDASKPMPIYMSEELPDLPEYSAINRAVPQMPSGMEKEEECEHHLQRAICTGIIIPTPEVYDLVEDADYDMLYPADYKMPKQLIHMQPFLIDQEVPEYDMDSDDEAWIREQSKKMDINPLKFEEMMDRLEKGCGQTVLELNEAKTLLKEDDDLTVAVYDYWLTKRLNTQHPLIPQVKTESRAPTTATNNPYLAFRRRTEKMQTRKNRKNDEASYEKMLKLRRDLYRAITLLELVKRREKYKRENLQLAIEIYEKRYQAQDFSGSIVNELSAAKPPRPAFTQLYNHLNHNWVHKMPPPKVSPVAAKEDINSRKEKRQYKKRKHRSGQGSANLNRGSALLESSAMPVSSEDDSFEPLGGLASDTEEDADSDGPFTFRRRKNCDSFLAPKPLGQGNWPWTSKEDGGDADVKYRYTLASIRRPKPMTVGFVRRRLGRGGRVILDRASTSLDDYWSTLDFTVFDSAAPKVAASVETPQAAAVAAPPASPGPSTALPPPTAAAAAASVPSSPSKAFTLTAPPLPSPLTDKTDAQLLGELTSDWLHFHPVYNFGDEFSDCQLPFEELDVEEPDFETAPSQLEPSVDFDSSVWSSSKFTVIDASSYVPPKPVSPIPSTSTVVLPPPPAPPPLKTQRLALKDRIYQLQNNRGTTPNGPHSVKAATGIPQPNNTSSPAAITALSPLTPSWTSDAPTSSRLTKPVQPSSTAEPALPGEGGAEMKKESQIPDDQSVDAILRHVMEVT from the exons ATGAACAAGCTCTCATTTCGAGCCAGGGCGCTCGACGCCTCGAAGCCCATGCCCATTTACATGTCGGAGGAATTGCCTGATCTCCCGGAGTATTCGGCGATCAATCGAGCAGTCCCTCAAATGCCGAGTGGAATGGAAAAAGAGGAAGAATGT GAACATCATCTTCAAAGGGCAATTTGCACAGGCATCATCATACCCACACCTGAAGTTTACGACCTTGTTGAAGATGCTGATTACGATATGTTGTATCCGGCAGACTATAAAATGCCTAAACAACTTATTCATATGCAAC CATTCCTTATTGACCAAGAAGTCCCTGAATATGACATGGATTCAGATGATGAAGCGTGGATTAGAGAGCAGTCCAAAAAGATGGACATCAACCCCTTAAAG TTTGAGGAGATGATGGACCGTCTTGAAAAGGGCTGTGGCCAGACCGTTTTGGAACTGAATGAAGCTAAAACGTTGCTCAAGGAGGATGACGACCTCACTGTAGCTGTTTATGATTATTGGTTGACGAAACGTCTAAACACA caacatCCCCTGATCCCACAAGTCAAGACAGAGTCACGAGCGCCCACCACAGCCACTAACAACCCCTACCTGGCCTTTAGGCgaagaacagaaaaaatgcaaacaaggaaaaataggaaaaacgATGAAGCTTCATATGAAAAAATGCTCAAGCTGAGGCGGGACCTGTACCGTGCAATCACTCTCCTTGAACTTGTAAAGCGTCGTGAAAAGTACAAACGGGAAAATCTTCAACTTGCCATAGAAATCTACGAGAAGAG ATACCAAGCGCAAGATTTTTCAGGATCCATTGTGAATGAATTAAGTGCCGCAAAGCCGCCAAGGCCAGCGTTTACTCAACTATACAACCACTTAAATCACAATTGGGTGCATAAAATGCCGCCTCCCAAAGTAAGCCCTGTAGCTGCCAAG GAGGACATAAACTCGAGAAAAGAAAAGCGACAGTATAAAAAACGTAAACATAGGTCAGGGCAAGGCTCTGCAAATTTGAATCGAGGCAGTGCTTTGTTGGAGAGCTCCGCTATGCCAGTGAGCTCAGAAGATGACAGCTTTGAGCCTTTGGGCGGACTAGCTTCCGATACTGAAGAGGATGCAGATTCTGATGGACCGTTTACGTTCAGACGCAGGAAGAATTGCGACAGCTTCCTTGCT CCAAAACCCCTTGGTCAAGGAAATTGGCCGTGGACAAGCAAAGAGGACGGTGGAGATGCAGATGTTAAATATAGGTACACACTGGCTTCAATTCGACGTCCAAAGCCTATGACTGTCGGCTTCGTGAGACGAAGATTGGGTCGAGGCGGAAG AGTAATACTGGATAGGGCAAGCACGTCGCTGGACGACTACTGGTCCACCCTCGATTTCACTGTTTTCGACTCGGCAGCGCCGAAAGTGGCAGCGTCGGTTGAAACGCCCCAGGCAGCCGCGGTTGCCGCCCCTCCTGCTTCGCCAGGGCCCTCAACGGCACTACCTCctccaacagcagcagctgccgcAGCTTCGGTGCCAAGTTCTCCTTCCAAAGCGTTCACATTGACGGCACCGCCGCTCCCTTCACCGTTGACAGACAAGACAGACGCACAGTTGCTGGGCGAACTAACCTCCGACTGGCTCCACTTTCATCCTGTCTACAATTTCGGTGACGAGTTTAGTGACTGTCAATTGCCGTTCGAAGAGTTGGACGTTGAGGAACCAGACTTTGAAACAGCACCGTCGCAGCTTGAGCCAAGTGTCGACTTTGATTCTTCTGTATGGTCGTCGTCTAAGTTCACAGTGATTGATGCTTCAAGTTATGTTCCTCCCAAGCCCGTTTCACCCATTCCATCAACATCAACTGTCGTTTTACCGCCGCCGCCCGCTCCACCTCCGCTCAAGACTCAACGACTAGCTCTGAAGGATCGAATTTACCAGTTGCAAAATAATCGGGGCACCACTCCGAATGGGCCTCACAGTG TTAAAGCTGCAACTGGGATCCCTCAGCCAAATAACACGAGCAGCCCTGCAGCAATCACGGCACTTTCACCCCTCACCCCTTCTTGGACCTCTGACGCCCCCACCTCTTCACGACTGACAAAGCCGGTTCAGCCATCATCTACTGCAGAACC GGCACTCCCTGGAGAAGGTGGTGCGGAGATGAAGAAGGAATCACAAATTCCTGACGATCAGTCTGTAGACGCGATTTTAAGACATGTCATGGAGGTCACATGA
- the trsn gene encoding translin isoform X1 has product METAAEMNKLFSDFSEYIRQEQDLKEKIRDEVKNLEHIAREITMIMQNVHQNPAQDEGEYFCKANTYNIILLSFLICVYISVLKCCNSSRASFATCQTHYAQLAALVPVNQFYHFNDMWRFATQKLAFLVSLTVFLETGKLASFEEVAESLGLKPEREKGFHLDLEDYLTGLLQMASELARFATNSVTSGNYDRPIEISKFVSELNAGFRLLNLKNDSLRKKFDALKYDVKKIEEIVYDVSIRGLRPAVGNADQAGN; this is encoded by the exons ATGGAAACTGCTGCAGAAATGAACAAACTTTTTTCTGACTTCTCTGAATACATTCGTCAGGAGCAGGACTTGAAAGAA aaaatccGTGATGAAGTCAAAAATTTGGAACACATTGCAAGGGAAATCACAATGATCATGCAGAATGTTCACCAAAACCCGGCTCAAGATGAAGGTGAGTACTTTTGCAAAGCCAATacttataatataatattattgtcTTTTCTCATTTGTGTATACATTTCAGTTTTGAAGTGTTGCAATTCATCCAGGGCCAGTTTCGCCACTTGCCAAACTCATTACGCCCAGTTGGCTGCTCTTGTACCTGTTAACCAGTTCTATCACTTCAATGATATGTGGCGATTTGCCACTCAGAAGCTGGCTTTCCTGGTCTCATTGACTGTTTTCCTGGAAACGGGGAAACTAGCTAGTTTTGAGGAAGTCGCTGAGAGTTTGGGAC TGAAGcctgaaagagaaaaagggtTCCACTTGGATTTGGAGGATTACCTTACTGGTCTTCTTCAAATGGCCTCGGAATTG GCCAGATTTGCTACAAACAGTGTCACCAGTGGAAACTATGACAGACCCATTGAAATATCAAAGTTTGTCTCTGAGCTCAACGCGGGTTTCAGACTGCTGAACCTGAAAAATGATAGTTTGAGGAAGAAATTTGATGCTCTCAAGTATGATGTGAAAAAGATTGAGGAAATTGTTTATGATGTCTCCATTAGAGGCTTGCGCCCAGCAGTGGGCAATGCAGACCAGGCTGGGAACTAG